A DNA window from Salvelinus fontinalis isolate EN_2023a chromosome 28, ASM2944872v1, whole genome shotgun sequence contains the following coding sequences:
- the LOC129826235 gene encoding uncharacterized protein LOC129826235 — translation MDIAYSMLKFRFGLLIFFAVVCLYWTWSIYIKLNTNKYPAKTHWQILISDQTITQIKDTKHLMVSAYKDHRVDGAIRIISIIRRDDLQPLHCFFCGGHGCFPASVAQVEMHSDHFGFPFVTTDVLCQSPSMYNVTHVTISIHSDIKATQNQHFLSIQNKELREEKILPYNFTVCISNLFGGYNNVLQFVQTMEMYKLLGVQRVVIYNTSCGQDLEPVLVHYREEGILEIVEWPIDQFLNPSKGWRFEEHKGDLHYYGQLTTLNECIYRYMYQSKYVLLHDIDEIVMPYQHANLHLLLEDLQHQHPRVGVFVIENHIFPKNHYEDSGKFKLPQWREIPGINILEHIYREPSREAVINPTKLIVNPRHVVQTSVHSVLKTLGETFWVPPDVCRLVHVRVPLQGSLTKDQLLVDKKLWEYEKELVQNVDNTLRKSGLLL, via the coding sequence ATGGACATAGCCTACAGTATGCTGAAATTTCGGTTTGGTCTTCTAATATTCTTTGCAGTGGTATGTTTATATTGGACATGGTCCATATATATCAAATTGAATACAAACAAATACCCTGCAAAAACACATTGGCAAATTCTCATAAGTGATCAAACAATAACTCAGATTAAAGACACAAAGCATTTAATGGTGTCTGCCTACAAAGACCACAGAGTGGATGGAGCAATCCGCATCATTAGTATAATCAGAAGAGATGATCTCCAGCCACTTCATTGTTTTTTCTGTGGTGGACATGGCTGCTTTCCTGCCTCAGTGGCACAGGTGGAGATGCACAGCGACCATTTTGGATTCCCCTTTGTGACCACAGATGTGCTGTGCCAGAGTCCATCGATGTATAATGTGACACATGTCACTATATCAATACATTCAGATATCAAAGCCACCCAAAACCAGCACTTCCTGTCCATACAAAACAAAGAACTGAGAGAGGAGAAGATATTACCATACAACTTTACAGTGTGCATCTCCAACCTTTTCGGGGGCTATAACAATGTCCTGCAGTTTGTCCAAACTATGGAGATGTACAAACTCCTTGGGGTGCAGAGAGTTGTTATCTATAACACCAGCTGTGGTCAGGACTTGGAACCAGTGTTAGTTCACTACAGGGAAGAGGGTATACTGGAAATAGTAGAATGGCCGATTGATCAGTTCCTCAACCCATCCAAAGGCTGGAGGTTTGAGGAGCACAAAGGAGATCTCCACTACTATGGGCAGCTGACCACTCTGAATGAATGCATCTATAGATACATGTACCAGTCGAAGTATGTACTTCTTCATGACATTGATGAGATCGTGATGCCTTACCAACATGCCAATTTGCATCTACTGCTGGAGGACCTTCAACACCAGCACCCCAGAGTAGGAGTCTTCGTCATCGAGAACCACATATTCCCCAAAAACCATTACGAAGACAGTGGCAAGTTCAAACTGCCACAATGGAGGGAAATTCCAGGGATCAATATCCTGGAGCATATTTACAGAGAACCCTCGAGAGAAGCTGTTATCAACCCTACCAAACTGATTGTCAACCCTAGACATGTAGTACAGACATCTGTTCACTCTGTGCTGAAGACTTTAGGGGAGACCTTCTGGGTACCACCTGATGTGTGTCGGCTAGTACACGTCAGAGTTCCCCTGCAAGGGAGCCTCACTAAAGA